In Ruminiclostridium papyrosolvens DSM 2782, the following proteins share a genomic window:
- a CDS encoding redox-sensing transcriptional repressor Rex, with the protein MASKKISMAVIKRLPRYHRYLNYLLELGIKRVSSKELSGRMGITASQIRQDLNCFGGFGQQGYGYNVESLYNEIGNILGINKTFYCIIIGAGNMGQALSNYENFVKRGFKVIGIFDVNPEVIGKKLKNFEVMNLDLLEEFILHNPVDIAMLCVPYRETATVADRVARLGVKGLWNFSPMDLKIPYDVIVENVHLSDSLMVLGYKLNDKFERE; encoded by the coding sequence ATGGCTTCAAAGAAAATTTCAATGGCTGTAATAAAAAGACTTCCCCGTTATCATAGATACTTGAATTATTTACTTGAACTTGGTATTAAGAGAGTGTCTTCTAAAGAGCTAAGTGGCCGTATGGGAATAACTGCTTCCCAGATAAGACAAGATTTAAATTGCTTTGGCGGTTTCGGACAGCAGGGATATGGATATAATGTAGAGTCTTTATATAATGAGATAGGAAATATACTGGGTATTAACAAGACCTTTTATTGTATTATAATTGGTGCAGGAAATATGGGACAGGCATTATCCAATTATGAAAACTTTGTAAAAAGAGGCTTCAAAGTAATCGGAATTTTCGATGTCAATCCGGAAGTTATAGGGAAAAAACTCAAAAATTTTGAGGTTATGAATCTTGATTTACTTGAGGAGTTTATACTACATAACCCCGTTGACATTGCAATGCTTTGTGTTCCTTACAGGGAGACAGCAACCGTTGCTGACAGAGTTGCCAGATTGGGAGTAAAGGGATTGTGGAACTTCTCGCCTATGGATTTAAAAATTCCATATGATGTAATAGTGGAAAACGTGCACTTGAGTGACAGCCTTATGGTTCTTGGATATAAACTCAATGACAAGTTTGAAAGAGAATAA
- the csaB gene encoding polysaccharide pyruvyl transferase CsaB, which produces MKVLHLIGGGDVGGAKVHVLSLVKELTSHIDVTLLSLRPGAFADEARAMGINVKVIKSSNIVTDIRNAIDFVKKNNFDIIHSHGAKANIFAYAIKKACHIPVITTMHSDYKLDYLQSLPKRLSIGLFNSWVLHSLDYYIVVTSAFRKMLIDRGFDTNSIYTILNGIDFDKKLNDYSREEFALKYGIQLDKDDILVGIAARLTPVKGISTLLEAAKLVVEKNPKVKFLIGGDGEDYKSLTARCHQLGLENNVFFLGWLNDPYELMSIIDISVLTSISEGFPYSILEGACFSKATVSSRVGGIPDLIDSSVNGYLFEPLDYKTLAENLLELSIDHEKRLEFGKRIYEKAYKNFSLDAMCKTQLEIYTEIQNDVLNKSKGNKYDVIVSGYYGFGNIGDDAMLRSIVDNFKEQRPGISILALSKNPVETARNYGVSAINRKNMFKVYSSMKKAKLFVYGGGNIIQDSTSSRSLMFYLGTAWLAKKLKLKIMFYANGIGPINKTGNTEHSRKILNMADVITVRERFSLNELKKMGITGPKIALTADAAFAVNINPEDLNDSHNFSGLSPDKKYAGFSVRRCPGLEEQQHVKYEQAIAEAADYVFKKYGLEPVFIPMEYNVDIFTIKNIIAKMKTKNYIISNNHTVIETFSVIHKMDIMVSMRLHALIFSAYLKVPFMGISYQPKVDGFLEYINQPSAGNVKEITFERLRSKIDNVIQNREPIKAVLENSVDILICKARENSLYAIELISE; this is translated from the coding sequence ATGAAGGTTTTGCACTTAATTGGCGGAGGGGATGTTGGAGGCGCTAAAGTACACGTCCTGTCACTCGTAAAGGAACTTACTTCCCATATTGATGTTACTCTTCTTAGTTTAAGACCTGGAGCCTTTGCAGATGAAGCCCGTGCAATGGGAATAAACGTAAAAGTTATAAAGTCCTCTAATATAGTTACAGATATACGCAACGCAATAGATTTTGTAAAAAAGAATAACTTTGATATCATTCATTCACATGGTGCCAAGGCAAATATTTTTGCCTACGCGATTAAAAAAGCCTGCCATATACCGGTAATAACAACAATGCACAGTGACTATAAACTTGATTATCTCCAAAGTCTGCCTAAAAGGCTTTCTATAGGGTTATTCAATTCATGGGTGCTTCACAGTCTGGATTACTATATTGTCGTTACCTCTGCTTTCAGAAAAATGCTTATAGACAGAGGCTTTGACACAAATTCAATATATACAATTCTTAACGGAATAGATTTTGATAAAAAGCTCAATGACTATTCAAGAGAAGAATTTGCTTTAAAATACGGAATCCAATTAGATAAAGACGATATACTAGTAGGAATAGCAGCAAGATTGACCCCTGTTAAGGGCATAAGTACTCTTTTAGAAGCAGCCAAGCTGGTTGTAGAGAAAAATCCTAAGGTAAAATTCCTTATAGGCGGAGACGGTGAAGATTATAAGTCCCTTACCGCCCGCTGCCATCAACTGGGTTTGGAGAATAATGTATTCTTCTTGGGTTGGCTTAATGACCCCTATGAATTAATGAGTATCATTGATATAAGTGTACTCACCTCCATAAGTGAGGGTTTTCCATATTCTATTCTGGAGGGCGCTTGTTTTTCCAAGGCTACTGTCAGCAGCCGGGTTGGAGGAATTCCGGACCTAATAGATTCCTCGGTAAACGGTTATCTTTTTGAACCACTTGATTATAAAACCCTTGCTGAAAATCTTCTGGAGCTGTCAATTGACCATGAAAAACGATTAGAATTCGGAAAAAGGATATATGAAAAGGCATACAAGAACTTCTCTTTGGATGCCATGTGTAAAACTCAGCTTGAAATCTATACTGAGATTCAAAATGATGTTTTAAATAAGTCCAAGGGTAATAAATACGATGTAATCGTGTCAGGTTACTATGGTTTTGGTAATATTGGTGATGATGCAATGCTCAGGTCAATTGTTGATAATTTCAAAGAACAAAGGCCCGGTATATCTATCCTTGCCCTTTCCAAGAATCCTGTAGAAACCGCTCGCAATTATGGGGTAAGCGCCATTAACAGGAAGAATATGTTCAAGGTGTATTCATCAATGAAAAAAGCCAAGCTTTTCGTATACGGCGGAGGCAATATTATTCAGGACAGTACCAGTTCGCGCTCCCTGATGTTCTATCTGGGAACAGCATGGCTTGCAAAAAAACTGAAACTAAAAATAATGTTTTACGCAAATGGGATTGGCCCAATAAATAAAACAGGTAATACGGAACATTCCCGTAAAATATTGAATATGGCTGATGTGATTACCGTAAGAGAAAGATTTTCATTAAACGAACTTAAAAAAATGGGTATTACGGGGCCTAAGATTGCTTTGACAGCCGATGCTGCATTTGCCGTCAATATTAACCCTGAGGACTTAAATGACAGCCATAATTTTTCGGGGTTGTCCCCTGATAAAAAATACGCCGGCTTTTCAGTAAGGAGATGTCCCGGCTTGGAAGAACAACAGCATGTGAAATACGAACAGGCCATTGCAGAAGCAGCTGATTACGTTTTTAAGAAATATGGTCTGGAACCTGTATTCATCCCAATGGAATACAATGTTGACATATTTACGATAAAAAACATAATTGCAAAAATGAAAACAAAAAACTATATTATAAGCAATAATCACACTGTTATTGAAACGTTCTCCGTAATACATAAAATGGACATCATGGTGTCCATGAGACTTCATGCTTTAATTTTTTCGGCTTATTTGAAAGTACCATTTATGGGAATCAGTTATCAGCCAAAGGTTGACGGATTTTTGGAGTATATTAATCAACCCTCTGCCGGAAATGTTAAGGAAATCACTTTTGAACGTTTGCGCTCAAAAATTGATAATGTCATACAGAATCGTGAGCCCATTAAGGCTGTTCTGGAAAACTCCGTAGACATTCTGATATGTAAGGCCCGTGAAAACTCTCTGTATGCAATCGAATTAATTTCTGAATAA
- a CDS encoding ABC-F family ATP-binding cassette domain-containing protein, producing the protein MIVLNCNNIDFSYGTETILNNVSFSLQENDKVGLVGVNGAGKSTLFKLIIGELQQENGEIFISKDLNVSYLKQNSALNSDNTLWDELRDVFRELVEMEKSINRVEKEISSAKEQEKLESLMKEYSRLTERFSYLGGFEYNSRIRGVLRGLGFEEHEFDCKISILSGGQKTRLALAKVLLEEPDVLMLDEPTNHLDISAVEWLEDYLKSYKKCLFIISHDRYFLDSVTSRTIEMENCTSTVYNCNYSNYIKQKAVNREIQEKHYIQQQKEIARQEAYIEQQRRWNRERNIIAAESRQKALDRMEKVEKPSDLPSTIRMKFRQTITSGNDVLDVEGVSKSFDSKELFTNINFKVKRAERVFLLGPNGCGKSTLLKILSGRLKASSGRYSYGAKVNLGYYDQEMSDLDENNTVLDEVWSVDQKLIQSEVRTALGAFLFTGEDVFKKISVLSGGEKSRVAMLKLIFSDSNFIILDEPTNHLDINSREILEDALSDYEGTLLVVSHDRYFIDKLATRIIDIGTNPAIDCLGNYTYFTEHYKKNVASVLKEQPVISEAKQSHMATKEERSRIRKLEKQLSDTEKAIEKTETRLKELEEEMVRFATDHEKLLELNEEQQQAQHKLEELYEVWSEVTEQLET; encoded by the coding sequence GTGATAGTACTAAACTGTAATAATATTGATTTTTCATATGGTACAGAAACCATTTTAAATAATGTTTCCTTTAGTCTGCAGGAAAATGACAAGGTAGGGCTGGTTGGTGTCAACGGTGCCGGTAAGTCTACTCTGTTTAAGCTTATAATCGGTGAACTGCAGCAGGAAAACGGAGAAATATTTATTTCAAAAGATTTGAATGTAAGCTATTTAAAGCAGAACTCTGCTTTAAACTCAGATAATACATTATGGGATGAACTTCGTGATGTTTTTAGAGAGTTGGTTGAAATGGAAAAGTCAATCAACAGAGTTGAAAAAGAAATAAGTTCTGCTAAGGAGCAGGAAAAGCTGGAATCACTTATGAAGGAATACAGCCGCCTGACGGAACGTTTTTCATATCTTGGGGGCTTTGAATACAACAGCCGTATAAGGGGTGTGCTGCGAGGTCTTGGCTTTGAAGAACATGAGTTTGACTGTAAGATAAGTATTTTAAGTGGGGGTCAGAAAACAAGGCTTGCTTTGGCTAAGGTGCTTTTGGAGGAGCCGGATGTTCTTATGCTGGACGAACCTACAAACCATTTGGATATATCAGCAGTAGAGTGGCTGGAAGATTATCTTAAAAGCTATAAAAAGTGCCTTTTTATTATATCTCATGACCGCTATTTTCTGGATTCCGTAACCAGCCGGACAATTGAGATGGAGAATTGCACAAGCACAGTATATAATTGCAATTACTCAAACTACATTAAGCAAAAGGCAGTGAACCGTGAAATTCAGGAAAAGCACTATATACAGCAGCAAAAGGAAATAGCCCGTCAGGAAGCCTATATTGAGCAGCAGAGAAGGTGGAACAGGGAAAGAAACATAATTGCAGCAGAAAGCCGTCAGAAGGCACTGGACAGGATGGAAAAGGTAGAAAAGCCAAGCGATTTGCCATCTACTATCAGAATGAAATTCAGACAGACAATTACGAGTGGTAATGATGTTCTGGATGTAGAGGGTGTTTCAAAGTCATTTGACAGTAAGGAGCTTTTTACAAATATCAACTTTAAGGTCAAAAGAGCCGAAAGAGTATTTCTGTTAGGACCTAACGGGTGTGGAAAATCAACACTTTTAAAAATACTGTCAGGAAGGCTAAAGGCATCCTCGGGCAGGTACAGCTATGGGGCAAAGGTCAATCTTGGCTACTACGACCAGGAAATGTCTGACCTAGATGAAAACAATACTGTGTTAGATGAAGTGTGGAGTGTAGACCAGAAGCTTATTCAGTCAGAAGTCAGAACAGCATTGGGTGCATTCCTGTTCACAGGGGAAGATGTTTTCAAGAAGATATCTGTTTTAAGCGGCGGTGAAAAGAGCAGAGTTGCAATGCTCAAGTTAATTTTCTCGGATTCCAATTTTATAATCCTTGATGAGCCTACAAACCATCTGGATATAAATTCAAGGGAAATTTTAGAGGATGCCTTAAGTGACTATGAGGGAACTCTCTTGGTGGTTTCCCATGACAGATACTTTATAGATAAACTGGCAACAAGAATTATTGATATAGGGACAAATCCTGCAATAGACTGTTTAGGAAACTATACCTATTTTACCGAACATTACAAAAAGAATGTTGCTTCGGTACTAAAAGAGCAGCCTGTAATTTCAGAGGCAAAACAAAGTCACATGGCTACAAAAGAAGAACGCAGCAGGATACGTAAGTTGGAGAAACAGCTCTCTGACACTGAAAAGGCTATAGAGAAGACTGAAACCCGTCTAAAGGAGTTAGAAGAGGAGATGGTCAGATTTGCCACAGACCATGAAAAACTTTTGGAGTTGAATGAGGAACAGCAGCAGGCACAGCATAAGCTTGAAGAGTTGTACGAAGTGTGGTCTGAGGTTACAGAACAGCTTGAAACATAA
- a CDS encoding 3-oxoacyl-ACP synthase III family protein, whose product MFFNLKIMGVGTYHPKNEIDNKYFVEHFKKMNKDPRPLLKHLGRERRFKAKKFGNENSVTMAIEASKKAIADAKIDINDIDMIVFASDFPEYVSPSNALMISSKLNSRANIVFDMNSNCISMISALDIIDSYIKNKDINNVLLVSSCMITPCAREDDIVVYPSTADASAAVILQKITEKNRSGVIDSGFYTDCSYNWTIKNPACGFSRITDNSVDTRMKMMEWNQFDFSFLSDNWCKLIYNLLDKNSLTPEDVSLYLFSQFSKADIMATIEKLNVMEERIIYVGNKYGYTGPTSPILALNEAKKTNKIVEGSYAILCSVGSGYTMGALLYKF is encoded by the coding sequence ATGTTTTTCAATCTTAAAATTATGGGTGTAGGGACTTATCACCCCAAAAATGAAATCGACAATAAATATTTTGTCGAACACTTTAAAAAAATGAATAAGGACCCGAGGCCCTTATTGAAACACTTAGGTAGGGAAAGGAGATTTAAAGCAAAAAAATTTGGAAACGAAAATTCAGTAACAATGGCGATAGAAGCGTCAAAAAAAGCTATTGCCGATGCAAAAATTGATATTAATGATATTGATATGATAGTGTTTGCATCCGATTTTCCGGAATATGTATCGCCATCAAATGCACTGATGATAAGTAGTAAGCTTAATTCACGAGCAAATATTGTATTTGATATGAATTCAAACTGTATAAGTATGATTTCAGCATTAGATATAATAGATTCATATATTAAAAATAAAGATATAAATAATGTGTTATTGGTTTCCAGCTGTATGATAACCCCCTGTGCAAGGGAGGACGATATCGTTGTATATCCTTCAACAGCCGATGCGTCAGCTGCTGTCATACTGCAAAAAATAACCGAGAAAAATAGAAGCGGTGTAATTGATTCAGGGTTTTACACAGATTGCAGCTATAACTGGACTATAAAAAATCCGGCTTGCGGCTTCTCAAGAATTACTGACAATTCTGTGGATACAAGAATGAAAATGATGGAATGGAATCAGTTCGATTTTAGTTTCTTGTCCGATAACTGGTGTAAATTAATATATAACCTGTTGGATAAGAATAGCCTCACACCTGAGGACGTGTCACTTTATTTATTCTCTCAGTTTTCCAAGGCCGATATTATGGCTACTATAGAAAAGCTGAATGTAATGGAGGAGAGAATAATATATGTTGGAAATAAATATGGCTACACCGGTCCAACAAGCCCTATACTTGCTCTTAACGAAGCAAAAAAGACCAACAAAATAGTTGAAGGCTCATATGCCATACTCTGTTCGGTGGGTTCCGGATATACAATGGGTGCGCTTCTTTATAAATTCTAA
- a CDS encoding methyl-accepting chemotaxis protein, translating into MNMLSRLVEEQLHQKNKIVLLCLFASISLRVAVDSIFKMPLDDILILAIVGYALCAIGAVFSFKKLFPKAIMYYFTITMGTISFIMISNNPSLTTYLTVYLAIVIVSIYSDIRPVLVCSAIGCFITTYCFYNYKPEIFAKNTFIDMLFFNMYIFVSAFVLFFLSYLTKKLYLQLEATAVNAISSKEKAEGLYNEIKAASQSLAVISGQIKDSIVSTQEISDGIGQAITIVAEEAQMEVTSIHKIKELFEHGKSKMVVSMEASNDMDSAVKSAVSNIVSGSDYVDNLSKEMKQALDTMTLVEKLATDLIGKNKIINNILTSVNNISKQTNLLSLNASIEAARAGDAGKGFSIVAQDVRKLAEESNILTHRIESILKEMEENALNVSKEIVKEKIYIDNSNSITEATKDIFNKIKDEIRCIEEKTNHIKVTSLNLYQSFESTDDEVNVISDNTEKNAATAEEVTACISEQNSRMNIIEENYIKLNSLIDELNNFNE; encoded by the coding sequence ATGAACATGCTTAGTCGTTTGGTAGAAGAACAGCTGCATCAAAAAAACAAGATTGTACTGCTGTGTTTGTTCGCTTCAATTTCATTAAGAGTAGCGGTGGATTCCATTTTTAAAATGCCTCTTGATGATATCTTGATTTTAGCTATTGTAGGATATGCCTTATGTGCAATCGGTGCGGTTTTCTCTTTTAAGAAATTGTTTCCGAAAGCAATTATGTATTATTTTACAATTACTATGGGAACCATCAGTTTTATCATGATTAGCAATAATCCAAGTCTTACTACATACCTTACAGTTTATCTAGCCATTGTCATTGTCAGCATTTATAGTGATATAAGACCTGTACTGGTCTGTTCTGCGATAGGTTGTTTTATTACCACTTATTGTTTTTATAATTATAAGCCTGAAATATTTGCCAAAAACACATTTATTGACATGCTATTTTTTAATATGTACATATTTGTGTCAGCTTTTGTTCTGTTCTTCCTGAGTTATCTCACAAAGAAATTATATCTTCAGCTTGAGGCTACTGCCGTAAATGCTATTTCTTCAAAAGAAAAAGCCGAAGGTCTGTATAACGAGATAAAAGCGGCCAGCCAAAGTCTAGCAGTCATAAGCGGGCAAATAAAGGATAGTATAGTTTCCACTCAGGAAATATCTGATGGCATTGGACAGGCTATCACCATCGTGGCAGAAGAAGCCCAGATGGAAGTAACAAGTATCCATAAAATAAAAGAATTATTTGAACACGGTAAAAGCAAAATGGTGGTATCCATGGAAGCATCCAATGACATGGATTCTGCAGTAAAAAGCGCCGTATCCAACATTGTAAGCGGCAGTGATTATGTAGATAATTTATCAAAAGAAATGAAGCAGGCTTTAGACACAATGACCTTGGTAGAAAAGCTTGCTACAGACTTAATAGGGAAAAACAAAATTATTAATAATATATTGACTTCAGTTAATAATATTTCAAAGCAAACAAACCTGCTTTCCCTAAATGCTTCTATAGAGGCAGCCAGAGCAGGCGATGCCGGAAAAGGTTTTTCAATTGTAGCTCAGGATGTCCGGAAACTGGCTGAAGAATCAAATATTCTGACCCATAGAATTGAAAGTATCTTGAAGGAAATGGAAGAAAATGCCCTTAATGTTTCAAAAGAGATTGTTAAAGAAAAAATTTACATTGATAACAGTAACTCCATTACTGAGGCAACAAAAGATATCTTTAACAAAATTAAAGACGAAATCCGCTGTATAGAGGAAAAAACCAATCATATTAAAGTGACCTCATTAAATTTGTACCAATCTTTTGAATCAACTGATGATGAGGTTAATGTAATAAGTGATAATACCGAGAAAAATGCTGCTACGGCAGAAGAAGTTACTGCATGTATCAGCGAACAGAACAGTCGTATGAATATTATTGAGGAAAACTATATCAAGCTCAATTCTCTTATAGATGAACTTAATAATTTTAACGAATAA